The following nucleotide sequence is from Nocardioides eburneiflavus.
CGCTCGACCTCCAGGCGACCGGCCCCGTGCCGCACCCGCACCCGGGTGCGGCGCCGGTGCGACATACGCCGTCGTCTGTGCCCGCGGTCGGCCACAACTCGTCGGTCGCGATCATGAGCGAGTGCAAGCGGCAGGGCGTGTGGTCCGTGCCCGAGCACCACAGCGCGTTCGCGATGATGGGCGGGGTGGTCATCGACCTCCGGCAGGCGCAGCTCTCCGCCCACGAGACGCTCATCAACGCCAGCGCGGTCATGGGCGAGGTCAAGGTGATCGTGCCCGCCGACATGCACGTCGTGATGGACGGCACCCCGATCATGGGCGAGTACAGCCAGGCCAAGGACAAGGTCGCCGCCGACATC
It contains:
- a CDS encoding DUF1707 SHOCT-like domain-containing protein — its product is MGEIENRPHDPSQMRISDADRQRVADVLRDAAGEGRLDLDELEERLELTFRAKTYGELVPITLDLQATGPVPHPHPGAAPVRHTPSSVPAVGHNSSVAIMSECKRQGVWSVPEHHSAFAMMGGVVIDLRQAQLSAHETLINASAVMGEVKVIVPADMHVVMDGTPIMGEYSQAKDKVAADIGPGSPVVRIRGMALMGSVTVQRQPAPGTPKKYLGTY